In bacterium, a single window of DNA contains:
- the ileS gene encoding isoleucine--tRNA ligase, with amino-acid sequence MEYSKTVNLPKTSFPMKADLANREPLIQKLWEEKDIYKQLSERDAPNGTFILHDGPPYSNGDIHMGHALNRALKDFILKYKALKGYRVPFTPGWDNHGLPIENKVSGEFHKKHLTPTKLEMRKACREYAEKWVNIQRDQIRRLGCIGDWDNPYLTMSREYEATIIKVFGELVEQGYIYRGLKPIHWCIHDETALAEAEIEYADHTSASIFVRFPLVKDPNGLFDGKPAANSYTIIWTTTPWTIPANMAVAVHPDYDYAFVDVDGDRYVIAAELVGATMHAIGKDNYCVAKTVKGAELEGMIFKHPIFDRDSMLVHASYVTLDDGTGVVHTAPGHGREDFETGQRYGLTPLNPVDDRGYYTKEAGEFEGLHIIREGNKAVLDKLTEVGNLLASSEITHSYPHCWRCHKPVVFRTTEQWFMALDHNDLRERILKEIEKVKCFPTEGRNRFYSMISTSPDWCLSRQRSWGVGIPVIFCKACREPVMSKDMIDRVYEDAFVNGSDSWFEKEAKEFLADGFVCPACGGKEFVKETDVLDVWFDSGSSCRAVTERLYGTYKADTYLEGSDQHRGWFNKSIIISTATRGEAPFKDLVTHGYILDAEGKKMSKSGGNAISPKQAIKNIGADVLRLYMSSLNYFEDVRFGQEMFTRAIDAYRRIRNTFRYMLGNTSDFDPAKDKVDYADMLEIDRYMLHRTAELIAQVSDFYEANEFHKVYHAVHNFCAVDLSSLYLDILKDRLYASAQSSHERRSAQTALYEILSALTRLLAPIISHTAEEAWQEMPGDKAESVLFSEFPKAHPEWVDEGLASRWVKILEVRDKVLLTLEEARQSGKIGKPLESRVKLNAPDDLYAFLSDYVSDLPSIFIVSQVDLVKENGEELTVEVQPPIGKKCERCWLVLESVGSHSDHPGLCDRCYEAIS; translated from the coding sequence ATGGAATATAGCAAAACAGTAAATCTTCCCAAAACATCATTCCCGATGAAGGCCGACCTGGCGAACAGGGAGCCTTTGATCCAGAAGTTGTGGGAGGAAAAAGATATATATAAGCAGTTGTCTGAGCGTGATGCACCCAACGGTACCTTCATACTCCACGACGGCCCGCCGTACTCCAACGGCGATATCCATATGGGTCATGCGCTCAACAGGGCTTTGAAGGACTTTATTCTCAAGTATAAAGCGCTCAAGGGTTACCGTGTTCCATTCACTCCAGGTTGGGACAACCACGGTCTGCCGATAGAGAACAAGGTCTCCGGAGAGTTTCACAAAAAGCATCTGACTCCCACGAAGCTCGAAATGCGCAAGGCATGCCGCGAGTATGCAGAAAAATGGGTCAATATACAGCGCGACCAGATCAGGCGCCTGGGATGCATCGGTGACTGGGACAATCCATATCTGACTATGAGCCGCGAGTATGAAGCGACGATCATCAAGGTTTTCGGCGAGCTGGTGGAGCAGGGCTATATATATCGCGGTCTCAAGCCGATCCACTGGTGCATACATGATGAGACCGCTCTTGCCGAGGCCGAGATAGAGTATGCCGATCATACTTCGGCGTCTATATTCGTGCGCTTCCCGTTGGTCAAAGACCCGAATGGTCTCTTTGATGGTAAGCCTGCCGCCAATTCATATACGATCATATGGACCACCACCCCATGGACGATCCCTGCGAATATGGCCGTGGCAGTGCATCCCGATTACGATTATGCTTTTGTGGATGTCGATGGCGACAGATATGTGATAGCAGCCGAACTGGTCGGCGCGACCATGCACGCCATAGGCAAAGATAATTACTGTGTCGCCAAGACAGTCAAGGGCGCCGAGCTTGAGGGCATGATCTTCAAGCATCCTATATTCGACCGTGATTCGATGCTCGTCCATGCAAGTTACGTGACCTTGGACGACGGCACGGGAGTCGTGCATACTGCTCCCGGCCATGGCCGTGAAGACTTTGAGACCGGCCAGCGCTACGGCCTGACACCTCTGAACCCGGTGGATGACCGGGGCTATTACACCAAAGAAGCTGGCGAGTTCGAGGGGCTTCATATAATCCGCGAGGGCAACAAAGCTGTTTTGGATAAGCTCACCGAGGTAGGCAATCTGCTTGCGAGCAGTGAGATAACTCACAGCTATCCGCACTGCTGGAGATGTCACAAGCCGGTAGTCTTCCGTACGACTGAGCAGTGGTTTATGGCGCTGGATCACAATGACCTGCGAGAGCGGATCCTCAAGGAGATTGAAAAGGTCAAATGCTTCCCGACTGAGGGGCGTAACAGATTTTATTCAATGATCTCGACATCTCCAGACTGGTGTCTTTCCCGCCAGAGGTCATGGGGAGTAGGCATTCCGGTAATATTCTGCAAAGCGTGCCGCGAGCCTGTCATGAGCAAGGATATGATAGACCGTGTCTATGAAGACGCTTTTGTGAACGGGTCAGATTCGTGGTTCGAAAAAGAAGCAAAAGAGTTTCTTGCAGATGGTTTTGTCTGTCCTGCGTGCGGGGGCAAGGAGTTTGTTAAGGAAACCGATGTACTGGATGTATGGTTTGATTCGGGGTCGAGCTGCAGGGCTGTCACGGAGCGTCTGTATGGCACGTATAAGGCCGACACATATCTGGAAGGCTCGGACCAGCATCGCGGCTGGTTTAATAAGTCGATAATAATAAGCACGGCGACAAGGGGTGAAGCACCTTTCAAGGATTTGGTGACTCACGGCTATATACTGGATGCCGAAGGCAAGAAGATGAGCAAATCCGGCGGCAATGCGATCTCGCCCAAGCAGGCGATCAAAAATATAGGCGCGGACGTGCTCAGGCTGTATATGTCTTCACTGAATTACTTTGAGGATGTGCGCTTCGGCCAGGAGATGTTTACCCGTGCCATAGACGCATATAGACGAATCAGGAACACATTCAGATACATGCTCGGCAACACAAGCGATTTTGATCCTGCCAAGGACAAAGTAGATTATGCGGATATGCTTGAGATAGACCGCTACATGCTGCACAGGACTGCCGAGTTGATCGCGCAGGTTTCGGACTTTTATGAGGCCAATGAGTTCCATAAGGTCTATCATGCGGTGCATAATTTCTGCGCGGTGGATTTGAGCAGCCTATATTTGGATATCCTGAAGGATAGACTATATGCCTCCGCGCAAAGCTCTCATGAGAGACGTTCGGCTCAGACGGCATTGTATGAGATTCTTTCGGCGCTCACACGTCTGCTTGCGCCGATAATCTCGCACACAGCCGAGGAGGCGTGGCAGGAGATGCCGGGAGATAAGGCGGAGTCTGTGCTGTTCTCGGAGTTTCCAAAGGCTCACCCGGAGTGGGTTGACGAAGGACTTGCCTCGCGTTGGGTGAAGATATTGGAAGTAAGGGACAAGGTGCTGCTGACGCTTGAAGAGGCTCGTCAGAGTGGTAAGATAGGCAAACCGCTTGAGTCTCGCGTAAAGCTCAACGCGCCTGATGATCTATATGCATTTCTGAGTGACTATGTCTCTGATCTGCCATCGATATTTATCGTATCGCAGGTCGATCTAGTCAAAGAGAATGGCGAGGAACTGACAGTCGAGGTGCAGCCGCCCATAGGCAAAAAGTGCGAGCGCTGCTGGCTGGTGCTAGAGTCTGTCGGCAGCCACAGCGATCATCCTGGTCTTTGTGACCGCTGCTATGAGGCGATCTCCTAA
- the rfbD gene encoding dTDP-4-dehydrorhamnose reductase, with protein sequence MRVLVTGACGMLGRLVCEGLKKENHDIIPTDVIDGCEMLDISDTNAVFEIINRVKPEMVIHCAAMTDVDGCEREPDKAFKINAVGTWNLACACASIGCAIAYVCTDYVFNGEKGEAYTEFDPVNPISAYGASKLGGEMAVRELCPKHYVVRTSWVFAPHGKNFPLSILNAAQKNKQLRIVADQVGCPTYAKDLAQFLISLVGSPLYGVYHYTNAGSCSWYEFAKEILKKAGMTDVEVIPIKSEDWPTPTKRPKYSVLRHYKMELLGRDNARSWQDAVSEFVREWNIAKQ encoded by the coding sequence GTGCGTGTATTAGTGACCGGCGCCTGCGGGATGCTGGGAAGGCTGGTGTGCGAGGGTCTCAAAAAGGAGAACCATGACATCATACCGACCGACGTCATCGATGGATGCGAGATGCTGGACATTTCGGATACAAATGCAGTGTTCGAGATAATTAACCGTGTGAAGCCCGAGATGGTGATCCACTGTGCCGCGATGACCGATGTCGATGGCTGTGAGCGCGAACCGGACAAGGCATTCAAGATCAACGCTGTGGGCACATGGAACCTGGCGTGCGCATGCGCATCGATAGGCTGCGCAATCGCGTATGTGTGCACGGACTATGTCTTTAACGGCGAGAAGGGCGAAGCCTACACCGAGTTTGACCCGGTCAATCCGATCAGCGCATATGGCGCAAGCAAACTCGGCGGCGAGATGGCAGTGCGCGAACTTTGCCCAAAGCATTATGTGGTGCGCACATCATGGGTCTTTGCGCCGCACGGCAAGAACTTCCCTCTTTCGATTTTGAATGCTGCACAGAAAAACAAGCAATTGCGGATAGTGGCCGATCAAGTCGGCTGCCCGACATATGCAAAAGACCTTGCGCAGTTCCTTATATCTTTGGTGGGTTCACCTCTATATGGAGTGTACCATTACACCAACGCGGGCAGTTGCTCGTGGTATGAGTTTGCAAAAGAGATACTAAAAAAAGCGGGTATGACTGATGTCGAGGTCATCCCAATCAAATCTGAAGACTGGCCCACGCCCACAAAGCGTCCCAAGTATTCCGTCCTGAGGCACTACAAGATGGAACTGCTGGGGCGCGACAATGCAAGGTCGTGGCAGGACGCGGTATCGGAGTTTGTACGAGAATGGAATATAGCAAAACAGTAA
- a CDS encoding histone H1 gives MEKRKKKEHDFAVNAFRVVQEATGEIEPASKEPKPKKGFDDPKASGHRGGLKGGKVRAAKLTPEQRKEIAQKAARARWSKS, from the coding sequence ATGGAAAAGCGGAAGAAAAAAGAACACGACTTCGCTGTTAATGCTTTCCGGGTAGTGCAAGAAGCTACCGGAGAAATTGAGCCTGCCTCAAAAGAGCCGAAACCCAAGAAAGGCTTTGACGATCCCAAGGCGTCAGGACACAGAGGCGGGCTTAAAGGCGGCAAAGTCCGCGCCGCAAAACTAACTCCAGAACAACGCAAAGAAATTGCGCAGAAGGCTGCGCGTGCGCGTTGGAGTAAGTCATAA
- a CDS encoding winged helix-turn-helix domain-containing protein, protein MSNDSLEAQLRLHKSALQHDRDQILLQIQDFVNKQAEIEKKIEAADILLSEFKTTTNQQIEPQLIPSESVEKNNFVGLTVVEACTTVLLQAKRPMKIAELASAIYDGGIRLKSQAPTRSITVILERNQNFARVAPGTYALVNQQEYKSITQKQSAIRLNKEGALKGSERILKEKGRPMHVREILSALKETGFRSNAKRPEAMLSGTLKRSTKFKLVGGDTWDLVNR, encoded by the coding sequence ATGAGCAACGATTCCCTCGAAGCGCAACTAAGACTGCATAAATCCGCTCTACAGCATGATAGAGACCAAATCTTGTTGCAAATCCAAGACTTTGTTAATAAGCAGGCGGAAATCGAAAAGAAGATTGAGGCCGCAGATATTCTACTGTCTGAGTTCAAAACTACAACTAATCAACAAATCGAACCTCAACTCATCCCGTCCGAATCGGTTGAGAAAAACAATTTTGTTGGCTTGACAGTTGTTGAAGCATGTACCACTGTTCTTTTACAAGCAAAACGACCGATGAAAATTGCCGAATTAGCTTCAGCGATTTACGACGGTGGCATTCGACTAAAATCACAAGCTCCCACACGCTCTATCACTGTTATTCTAGAACGCAATCAGAATTTTGCACGGGTTGCACCAGGAACGTACGCATTAGTAAACCAACAGGAATACAAGTCAATAACACAAAAACAGTCAGCAATTCGATTAAACAAAGAAGGAGCACTCAAGGGTAGCGAACGTATACTCAAGGAAAAAGGGCGGCCTATGCATGTTAGAGAAATACTATCAGCTCTAAAAGAAACAGGATTTCGTTCAAATGCTAAGCGACCTGAAGCAATGTTATCGGGAACGTTAAAGCGAAGCACTAAATTTAAGTTAGTAGGTGGAGATACATGGGATTTAGTAAACCGTTGA
- a CDS encoding DDE-type integrase/transposase/recombinase codes for MNKLNSERQAQIVKALCEGNSIRSTARMTGSAINTVVKLLTELGAACAEYHNNTMWKLPCKRIQCDEIWSFCYSKQKNVPEEHQGEFGYGDVWTWTAIDADTKLIPAWFVGLRNAECASAFLNDLAERLTTKHIQLTTDGHKVYLDAVESAFAGNVDYAMLVKLYGNERQSEARYSPAECTGTEIKVIQGNPKIDHISTSYVERQNLTMRMSMRRFTRLTNAFSKKIENHEAAIALYFMHYNFARPHKSLANPYPRTPAMAVGIADHVWTVEEIVGLLSK; via the coding sequence GTGAATAAGCTGAATTCAGAACGGCAGGCTCAGATAGTAAAAGCTCTTTGCGAGGGTAATTCTATCCGAAGCACAGCGCGTATGACCGGCAGCGCGATCAATACCGTGGTTAAACTCTTAACCGAATTGGGTGCTGCCTGTGCTGAATACCACAACAATACTATGTGGAAACTTCCCTGCAAACGGATTCAGTGTGATGAGATATGGTCTTTCTGCTATTCCAAGCAGAAGAACGTTCCAGAAGAACATCAAGGCGAGTTTGGCTATGGTGACGTATGGACTTGGACGGCGATAGATGCTGATACAAAATTGATTCCCGCTTGGTTTGTAGGTCTCAGAAACGCCGAATGCGCCTCAGCTTTCCTTAATGATCTTGCAGAACGGCTCACAACAAAACACATACAGTTGACCACAGACGGCCATAAGGTCTATCTTGACGCCGTGGAGAGTGCCTTTGCTGGTAATGTAGATTATGCTATGCTGGTTAAGCTATACGGCAATGAGCGACAAAGCGAAGCCCGATACAGCCCAGCGGAATGCACCGGAACTGAAATTAAAGTCATTCAGGGAAACCCAAAGATCGATCATATTTCAACTTCCTATGTTGAGCGTCAAAACCTTACTATGCGGATGTCTATGCGGAGGTTCACACGCCTAACTAACGCATTCTCGAAGAAGATAGAGAACCATGAAGCAGCCATAGCCCTTTATTTCATGCATTATAACTTTGCCCGTCCTCATAAGTCATTGGCTAATCCATATCCGAGAACACCTGCAATGGCAGTAGGCATAGCCGACCATGTTTGGACAGTCGAGGAAATAGTAGGTTTACTTTCAAAATGA
- a CDS encoding SpoIID/LytB domain-containing protein, which yields MHRKFIFTLIALGIVLSTRSFGATDNMLRVGLTRFFSCASLTVSSSSGAIIITGRDKTVTAKSVTIQISDSTVSAKPDGSDSVISATSINLASDRPDGLLVLSSPASKEMKYRGSIEVDVNNGKMTVVDIVDVENYLLGVIPAEIGESNPTEALRTQAITARTYALSNKRKHMSQGFDVCDSTHCQTYNGAGSEKSKCSQAVIDTKGMVLTYNGKIAEVMYSTDCGGATVNYFETHPNTNFPYLCGAVDPDDIPRITWGQTYTLQELGAKLVAAGVKEADSLQSITISKTGSTGRPLEAQITGTSGCTTVKVGKIRAALGLKSTMFSIETDASGKVVINGKGAGHGVGLCQRGTIGLASAPYNYTYAQILAHYFPGTAISGGAPVEMAADVVQADERIVKVPTPIANKPKKATKSEEQPVIFDVRLAPPDSL from the coding sequence TTGCACAGGAAGTTCATTTTTACACTTATTGCACTCGGAATTGTCTTGTCAACCAGATCATTCGGAGCGACGGACAATATGCTTCGGGTTGGCTTGACGCGATTTTTTAGCTGCGCTTCACTTACGGTCAGTTCATCATCCGGTGCAATAATCATAACCGGCAGGGATAAGACTGTTACCGCAAAGAGTGTCACAATACAGATATCGGACTCGACTGTCAGCGCAAAGCCGGATGGCAGTGACTCAGTAATATCGGCAACGTCGATCAACCTGGCAAGCGACAGGCCGGATGGCCTGCTTGTGCTCAGCAGCCCGGCATCGAAAGAGATGAAATATCGCGGCAGCATCGAAGTCGACGTTAATAATGGAAAGATGACTGTTGTTGATATCGTTGATGTGGAGAACTATCTACTTGGAGTGATACCGGCGGAGATAGGTGAGTCCAATCCCACTGAGGCACTGAGAACGCAGGCAATCACAGCAAGAACGTATGCTCTCAGCAATAAGCGCAAGCATATGTCTCAAGGCTTCGATGTATGCGACAGCACACACTGTCAGACATACAACGGTGCCGGTTCGGAAAAATCCAAATGCAGCCAGGCTGTGATCGATACGAAAGGTATGGTGCTGACTTATAACGGAAAGATTGCCGAGGTCATGTATTCGACAGACTGCGGCGGTGCAACCGTCAACTACTTCGAGACGCATCCGAACACAAACTTCCCGTATCTGTGCGGTGCTGTCGACCCGGACGATATTCCACGAATCACCTGGGGTCAGACATATACTCTCCAGGAGCTGGGTGCAAAGCTCGTCGCGGCAGGGGTCAAAGAAGCAGATAGCCTGCAGAGCATAACCATCTCAAAGACAGGATCAACCGGCAGGCCACTGGAAGCGCAGATAACCGGCACTTCGGGCTGCACAACAGTAAAAGTCGGGAAGATACGCGCAGCACTGGGACTCAAGAGCACAATGTTTTCCATAGAAACCGACGCCAGCGGAAAAGTCGTCATCAACGGCAAAGGAGCCGGTCACGGCGTAGGGCTGTGCCAGAGGGGAACGATAGGGCTCGCATCGGCGCCATACAACTACACTTATGCCCAAATACTTGCTCACTATTTCCCAGGGACTGCGATAAGCGGCGGTGCACCAGTCGAGATGGCAGCAGATGTGGTGCAGGCAGATGAACGGATCGTAAAGGTCCCAACACCAATTGCAAATAAACCTAAAAAGGCCACAAAGTCAGAAGAACAGCCGGTGATCTTCGACGTCAGGCTTGCCCCTCCCGACTCGCTTTGA